In Portunus trituberculatus isolate SZX2019 chromosome 45, ASM1759143v1, whole genome shotgun sequence, the DNA window gtagtagtagtagtagtagtagtagtagtagtggggttggtggtggtggtggcgaggagTAACATCACCATATCACATTAAaaaggacaacaacaataacaggaacaaaaatatatgatataaaacccaatcaccaccaccacgaccaccaccaccaccaccacaacaacaacaacatcaacaacaacaacaacaacaacaacaaaaccacccaCAACTGACCTGGCAGGGGCGTGAGTAGCTCCACCTTGACCTTGGCCGTGGCGGTGACcttggtggtgaagtggtggtcgtggtggtgccCCTCCCCCGCGGTGGTCGTGGCTGGGGAGGTCGTCGTCTCCACCACAACCTGAGGCTCCACTACGATCTCATGGGACGACCTGAGGGATTGGGACGACCTGGTGGAGGACGACGGTTCCTCAGTGATGGTCGTTAAGGACAAGTTAGACCCGTGAAGTCGTGGGTATAACGACCCTGACCCGCCCACGCCCCCTGACGATCTCCTTGAGCTTCTCCCGGAGGATACACGACTGCCGCTACGCCTGGAAGACCCGCTATGGGCGTGCGCGTGCGTGGGCTGCGGAGTGGGCGGCGGGGAGGGCGTGGGCAGGCGGTCCGGGTGGTTCCTTGGTACGACTTCTGCAGGAGGACCCACCAGAGACAGCAGGACTGGCAGGAAGACCAGACCGTCCAGGATTCCGAGCACCGTCAGGGCCAGAAGGACACTGAAGAAGTAtctgatgaagaagataaacaTTGGTTACCttctgcaagaggaggaggaggaagaggagatatagTAGAAGAAAACAGATTGATTCTAAGGCAAAactaaaggaaataagaagaaataccCCAAAAAACCTTATAATTTTCCATTCTTACCAAgcgaaaagacaaaacaaaaccatccctctctctctcactcgttcTCCCACATACGCGCTCgtgttaacctttttttttttttcttaccctctcttttttctatgaTGAATGAAAATCCATCATAATCTTCATTTAATCTTGCCcaatcttccccttcctcctcctctctctctctctctctctctctctctctctctctctctctctccctttcctcatacgcaaagaggaggagaaggaggaggagggaggagggggagaaatatTGCTGGCGAAAAGGGGAAATGGAGGTAAAAAGGAGAAGTaagggagaggtaaggaagaagagggtagGGAGAGGTAGTGTTaatacctttccctcctctctgtctctcccctcctctctctctctctctctctctctctctctctctctctctctctctctctctctctctcccctctctcctcccagttaatgtCAACAAACGTCTCTTGGAAAGCGTGGGGAGGGCGCGacgtgggtggtgtgtgtgtgtgtgtgtgtgtgtgtcctcacctCCTGATGAAGTCGAACTCGGAGAAGAGCAGCATGAGTGAGGCCAGCAGTGTGGAGGCGGCCCCGTGCAGCACCGGCGCCGCCATGTGCTGCAGCGCCAACACCACCCGCCGGTCCCGCCCGCCCACCGCCGTCAGGAAGCCCACAGTCACGTGCACGCAGAactccacgcccacacccacgctGACAATGAGCAGCACAGCGGGCACGGCTGACAGCTTCACGCCCAGCACGCCCAGGAGGCCAAACAGCTGCAGCACGAGGGCGGCGAGGAGCAGCACCACCAGAGCAGCAGCCCACAGGTTCATCAGCACTACGGCCAGCACCAGGAACACAGCCGTCAGCACCGCCAGCAGCGCCAGCACCAGATAGAAcctgaagaagggagggaacaaTGGAGACTACACCATGGCTTTTGTTCTCTATTCCTGAAGGATATAAGAGGTTTCTAGGGAACATGATTTTGACCTAGCATGATCCCTAACGTGACCTGAAGGAGGGGTAGACGAGGAACCTGACGAAGGagcaaaacaataagaaaaacctCAAACCTAACTTTTATTCTCTATTCCTGAACGATATAGCAGCGTTTCTAAGGATATGACCTTCACGATTTGACGTAACGTGACCCCGGGACTGACCTGAGCTTGATGTACTGCTCCCAGAAGGTGAAGGGCACGCCGGTAGGGAAGTTTGGAAGACCTCTCTCCTCGAACTTCCGGCAGATGGCGCGCACCTCCTGTATCATGGCAGTGATGGACTCCGTGTCGCTCAGCTGGTGCAGGTAGAAGGGGAGCTGCGTGTACACCAGCGGAGGGCTCTTCGGGATCTGTAGGAGGCGCAGAAGAAGGTGTCAAGTTTGTGGTGTTTCTTGTTTATGTTGATTGCACTCGCATGAAATggccaaaaggagaaaaaagaagaaaaagaagtggaaaaattAACAGAAACAAATAAGAATTGCACAAAAGAACATCTCGCCACactcacaataaaaaaaaaatggtctgaagaaataaaaagaaaagaaaagaaaagaaaaagaaccacAAATACCCCCAACCCttatctctcacacacaaaccccttccctccttcccttcacacacactacGTCCCTCCCTACTCATCCCCAACCctaccccacccacacacaccttcagTTCATAGTCGTATCTGTCATGGGTCCAATGTCGGGGTTCCGGGCGAAGGTCAGCCTGGGACGAGGTGTAAGCAAGGGCGTCCGTGTTGACCCAGGCCGTGAGATAGTTGTAGAAGGCCTTGGGGTTGATGATGCCCTCAGAATCCACCAGGCGAATCTGACGGAAGCACAGAAGGAGggagattaagaggaggaatatTGAATGAGCCTGGTGATGGaagcgaagaaggaggaggaatgtcagGTGAGTCTACTGAAGAaggtgcagaaggaggaggaaaaggaagcagaagagataatataaaagacaaaaaatataacagaacaaataattaaagaaggaaaaatgaattatACGAAGATGATGTAGAgtagagaaacaacaacaaacaacaaggaagaaaagacagatacaaaaaaaaaaaaaaaagagcgataaaaaaaaactacacgtCACCTAAGCTTACCTGAGTGACGAGCGATGTGTCAATGGGGTTATCAACGTGTCCAGTCTGCACAAGGAGCTTATAACCCAACACTCCCTCGTCAGAAGCGTTTTTGTGCCACGTCTCCTGTGTGATGCATCCGTCACGCCAATCCCTGTCGAACGCTGCCTGGAGACCTGAAGGAGGCgacgaaggagagatgagtgcATTGAAAGGAGTGTGAAATacgaaggaaacgaagaagtagaagaggagagagaaaaaaaaagaaaaatgcagttAAGTTAAAGCCGCCGTgacacagtggaaccatgcgtgctttggggtccgagggttcgaatcctgtccacggtccgagtgtaggttgggcttcctcactcggggcaagggtttcctagcgggtgggctttgagataggaggtgccacaaaaagcatcccctttagcccataaattcccatgaaaagcccacatggtataaatgaaaaaaaaaagagaattagaaagaaaatgagagaaattaaataaatggtAAAAGAGGAAACACGAAGGAGGCGATGAAGTAGAGCGGTGTGAGTGCACGGAAAGGAGAAGTGAGAAATAGGACTAATCGAGCAGGAATCTATAGGAATACAagaggtaaaagaggaagattaaaaagCGAAAAGCAGTGAAAAGGatagggaaaagataaaagggagaaaaactagataggaaaagaagaagaagaagaagaggcaggaTTGAAGAGGAttaaaacaagaggaaataagagaaggaaaagcagcgaaagagtgagaaaacgtcaagaggaaaaaaaaaaaaggagaaccggaagagaatgaagaaagatagagagagagaacgaaggataatatgagaaaaaaaaacgcaggggaataaaagaaataaggaaagagatgtgagagagagagagagagagagagagagagagagagagagagagagagagagagagagagagagagagagaacgtttagCTCTAACTCTTAACAGTGCCAAGCAAATCAAGAGTGGCACGGCGTAgatgaaagtctctctctctctctctctctctctaatttcagGCAATCGCTCAGCCTCGGCGTAAAATAAACGAGAGATTCTAAAAATACGACCCTTCACCCAACACGAAAGacagctgggagagagagagagagagagagagagagagagagagagagagagagagagagagagagagagagagagagagagagagggagatggtagAGTAGGGGAAAGGGTCGCATCGTGGGAGGtagcgagagaaagaaagaaagaaaggaacagagcAAGAagtagtaaggaggaggaggaggaggaggaggaggagaaaaaggaagagtttACAAATTATCTACAAATGAGAAATTATCTACAaataatctgagagagagagagagagagagagagagagagagagagagagagagagagagagagagagagagagagagagagagagagagagtgtgtatgacGCCACCATCAGCTGATTAGAGAAGTAAACAAAGTACTGATGGACCACTTTAGGCatgcgatggaggaggaggaggaggaggaggaagtggaggaggtggtggtagtaaggggagaggggaatcAGAGGAAGGGTTGAGAGTAGAGCAGCTggcaggccacacacacacacacacacacacacacacacacacacacacacacacacacacacacacacacacacacacacacacgtacgcacaccGCTCTCCCCAACAGCTGTTTAGACTGGACACCAGGaaatgtgctgagagagagagagagagagagagagagagacgagatacTGAtttaataataagtaaaaacatgagagagaggagagagagagagagtataagaagaagaagaactgatttaagaagaagaagacatgaacagaagaagaggagaagagaagaagaagaagaagaagaagaagaagaagagagaagaagaagaagaagaagaagaagaagaagaagaagaagaagaagaagaagaagaagaagaagaagaagaagaagaagaagaagaagaagaagaagaagaagaagaagaagaaagaagaagaagaagcactcACCGATGAGCCAGTCCCTGAAGAGCGAGAGCCAGAACTCGGGAAGGCCGCCGTCGTCGTTCTTGATGATGTGGGTCACTCTGTTGAAGGCGTCGTAGTAGTCGTGCAGGAGGCGCTGCTTGCTGGGGTACTCCACGTTGCCCTGCGTCACCGCGAACATGTTGTAGAACCCGAAGTACTTTTGCTGCGCCGCGAAGAAGGCGTACTCCGGCGTGTCGGCGGGCACCACGTCCGTCAGATTGAGGCCGTCCTCCACGCGACTCACGCCCCACGCCGCCGCGGCCACCGATGCCATCAGCCCCACCATGGCCGCCGCCTTCACCGCCCCGTGCGTCAGCGCCGGGCCGTACACTGTGCCCGCCACGCCGCTGATGCTCCAGTCACACCAGTACCGCATCGCCGACGCCCACGCCCGCGCCATGCCGGAGCGCTTCCTGCCGCCGTCCACCAGGTCCCGCGTGGACGTGGTAGTAGACAGCGACTCCAGGGAGGGCGTGGTGGAGTGCGGGTCCTGCGGCGCGCCCCAGCACTCCCGCGGTGTAGAAGGAGGCACAACATGGGTCACGGTGCCGCCTCCCGGGGGAGGCAGTGCCCGCGTCACTGTGTCCTTCCTAGTGCGTTCAGGCAGGGTGGGAGTGGGGCGAGGGTGGCGGCGCGGTACACCACCGCGCCCCTCCTCCGCGGCAACGCATGAAgcgggttgctgctgctgctgctgcagtggCACCACCTGATCTCTGGTACCCCCGGGCAGGCAGCAGAAGAGGTCTGCGCGGCGAGCGTGGCGGCGGCGCAGATCTAGACTCATGATGGCCGGGAACACAGTGAGGGACGCCACCAGGTTGAACAACACCAGCAGCGCCGCCTGCAGACAGAAGGCTCGCAGGGCGGGCACGGGCACCAGCGCACCCGCAAAGAAGGCGCAGGCGTTGCAGACTGAAGTAAGAACCACGGAGACCCCTGCACGCTTCACCACCTCCCCAACGCGTTCCTGAAGAGGGTGAAGAAGGGaggcttagtgtgtgtgtgtgtgtgtgtgtagaaataaCCGTACATAGTAATGGATGGATTTTGCAACATTAGTCTTTATGACCTTgtccagaggaggaggaaaagaaagagaagaggaagagaagaagaagagagagagagagagagagagagagagagagagagagagagagagagagagagagagagagagagagagatataagaagatggaaagggagtgagggacAAGAAGAACTGacagatgaagaagatatttgAGCAAGGGGGACGGAGAGATgtaagagatgaggaggaggaggaggaggaggaaaataaaaaaaaaagaagaggggaacgGAACAGACAGTgaaccgaaaaaaaaatcttatagagggaacgagagagagagagagagagagagagagagagagagagagagagagagagagagagagagagagagagagagagagagagagagagagagagagagagagagagagagagagagagagaggacgtgacATGCTTTCCTAAGAGATTCACGGGAAGGTCATTCATATCTCATTATTCACCAGATATTCACCGGTGTGGCAAAGTCGTGTGTGgcccgcaggaggaggaggaggaggaggaggaggaggaggaggaggaggaggaggaggaggtgtggtagTGGAGGGATGCCAGTTGAATCACCTCTCCaactctattcttcttcctcctcctcctcctccaccttgtcctcctcttcctcttaacatCTCCATCGACTCGTTCTGGTTCatttctagtcctcctcctcctcctcctcctcctcctcctcctcctcctcctcatcttcctcctcctcctcctcctcctcctcctcctcctcctcctcctcctcctcctcctcctcctcctcttcttccaagcAAAGTTATCTCAAGTTGTTGCTTCATTTTGGTTCGAGTTAATGAACgagaccttcttcttcttcctcctcctcctcttctaactaattctcctactttttttcttccttcacctcctccctttcttattCTCCCGTTCTTCATTATATTCTTCTGCAATTtccccctcgtcctcctcctttacttttatctattttcttatttcttcttgtcctcctcctcctcctcctcctcctcctcctcctcctcctttacttctctttttctatatctgctcttttacttttatttcttctattccttcttctcctttgtctcttctcttatttcttctttttgtgcacctactcctcttcttttacttctatctcctctcctgtttcttcttcttgtactccTCATCCTTTACTATcagcttcacctcctcctcctcctcctccctcctcctcctcctcctcgccggcAGCAACCTGAGCcgtgagagagacaaaagaccCTCGTGTTGCAAGATTGTAATCACCTGAATGGCAAGTTGTCAGTTGGGCGCGGTgtcccctgctctctctctctctctctctctctctctctctctctctctctctctcgaattttttgtcttagtttttagttttttttcattttctttccttcttttctcgtgtttctctctctctctctctctctctctctctctctctctctggaacaggtaataaaacaggtaaaaatagataatcACATGcaaggatttctttttttttttcttcatttttttctttccttacttgatCTTCctgtttacttcttttattttcctttactcctcttcttcttctcaattcCTCAAAACATTCACTTCttactattccttctttccttcctattctaaTACTAACtgtcacaacctcctcctcctcctcctcctcctcctcctcctcctcctccttctccttatttaaGATTCATACTACtcctctgtttgtttatccagaagaaaaatacaagaatcacaggaggaagaggaagaggaggaggaggaggaggaggaggaggaggaggaggaggaggaggaggaggaggaggaggaggactggtgaTTATACTAGCAGAGGAGAATGGTGAGGAGGACAGATGGAGATTGAGGAGAATAAGGTGGAGGGCAGGTGGGAGATGAGGTAGAGATGAGGTGATGGgcaggtgatggtgagagatgtgatggtgaaggtgaagtgACAGGTGAGATGTTCAAATGATAGTGatgaataatgatggtgatggtaatggtgatgatgatgataataataataataataataataataataataataataataataataagaagaagaagaagaagaggaagaaagaaaaagtacaaccctttaattttctcttttttctttttttatctttctttttctctccctttctctttcttcacccttTCATTTATTCCCTCCCTTCTATAACCTTTTTCTTTGTCACATTTCTTTACCTTAAACCCcatgtcatcctcctcctcctcctcttccttctctcctcctcctccttcaccctccataCCTCTATCACTTCATCGACACTGACACTACCTCCACCCCCCCCACTAACACCCACACCACATTCCTCTCACCCCGACACACCCACGGGGGCAGGGGTGACAAATTGAGTGTATTGTCCTTCCCGCTGTCCCCCACCCAGCTCCATGAAAGGCTCCCAGGTCAACAGGGGTCACTCAGGCACGCTAGGTCATGGTATACGAAGCTCCGGAggtcatgtagtagtagtagtagtagtagtagtagtagtagtagtagtaggaggaggaggaggaggagtagtagtggtggtggagagagagagagagagagagagagagagagagagagagagagagagagagagagagagagagagagagagagagagagagagagagagagagtatacctgCTTGCCTGGCGGTCTCTCAGATGACACAGATAACTATGGCGGTGCAGACCCAAAGGTGAGGACCCCCTGAAGAGCCGTCCCATCACCCCCAACCTTCTGctccacccacaccacccaaATCCCCCACATGCACCGCCAACCCCGCCAATCCCCCCCTCACTACGCCCCAAGCCTCTCGCATATCACAAAGCGGCGGTGTCATGGGAGCTGTGGTATTAATTGAAGGGGGAACTTTTTCAAACTCTCATTCATTACGCCTAACTAATTCTTCCTTCTAtattatactactaccaccaccaccaccaccaccaccaccaccaccaccacacacacctggtagggAATGCTCGTGTCATCCACCGTCTGCAGAAAGGTGTGGGCGAGCAGGAACATGTCATCCACTCCTAGGCCGAGAGCGAGGAACGGGAGGACTTGCGTGGTGGAGGCGTTGAAGGGCAGGCCGAGAAGAGCGCAGAAGCCGAGCCCCGCAGCCACGGACGCGGTCACCAGCAGCACTCCAGCCAGACCAAGACCCGCGGCTGATCGTACCGAGTCAGTGAGTCTTGCCAGGGACACACACGCGTACACGACCTGCCGGGGTGGGGGGAGGAAAGTTGCGTGTGTTAGATTAGCGTaggaaaggagatgatgatggtgagatgGATGGTTGGCATTTCACTattagaaaggagaaaaagtgaagatatAAGAATGTGTGGAATATGTAATGTAAAGGAGAAAGCAAGGGAAGCACGattaagatattttggaaacgtgaaaaggagagaagaggatgaaccACTGAAGAAGGCAATGAAGGCGGAGGTTAGGGGGAGGAGTTTTGGGAGACAGAGAATAAGACGGAGAGACGTAACAAGGAGTGACATGAACAACTGGGAGTTCAAGAAGATGATGCAATGAatagaaacagaaggagaaCAATAACTCGAGCGGCTGACCTTACAAGACAGTGGGATTAAGATcgcatgaaaaagaagaggttgAGTTAGGCTCGTTATCATTAGATTTTTGTTTCGTCCAAGAGCtacaaaagatagaaagaaaaaagtttggttttggttaagtaaggttaagtGAAGTTAAATCAGGTTAGATTTGGAAAGTTTAGTTCATGTAATGTTAGTTtaagcaaaaataaatcaagttactttggattaggttaggttaagttaggtaaagttagatctgtttcacacacacacacacacacacacacacacacacacacacacacacacacacacacacacactcaccatgaAGACATATCCGAGCGCCACCCTG includes these proteins:
- the LOC123519432 gene encoding protein patched-like codes for the protein MAIAVGGEESAGEGGVWASGSRPHEDLCTRTSWADARTALAHINKGRATGSRAALWVRTKLQVQLLQLGLFSHKHAGKVLFVALLVLATFCVGLKSATLLTDVQKLWVEEGGRLEAELEYVTRSVGKGAGTTQQMVILSGRDPGVSVLHPRALLAHAAVLRAATQVKVELFDSSWGLKDLCFAPSFPVFDNHLIEKIFEMITPCTIITPLDCFWEGSKLLGPEYPVTVPGLGSGVKWTNLNPQKILDNMEEYERYKTFFPFSSFDDFMKRAGITTAYQEKPCLDPTDPLCPDTAPNKHSGQAPDVGAELTGGCYGFASKYMHWPEELIVGAPTANKTGHIVRAEALQSLVQLMGSKNLYEYFLDTYRVHHIDWSQEKAAMILEAWQDKFTEEVLKETKRLHNLTRPYQMLPFTSAALDHLLQDFSEVPVVRVALGYVFMVVYACVSLARLTDSVRSAAGLGLAGVLLVTASVAAGLGFCALLGLPFNASTTQVLPFLALGLGVDDMFLLAHTFLQTVDDTSIPYQERVGEVVKRAGVSVVLTSVCNACAFFAGALVPVPALRAFCLQAALLVLFNLVASLTVFPAIMSLDLRRRHARRADLFCCLPGGTRDQVVPLQQQQQQPASCVAAEEGRGGVPRRHPRPTPTLPERTRKDTVTRALPPPGGGTVTHVVPPSTPRECWGAPQDPHSTTPSLESLSTTTSTRDLVDGGRKRSGMARAWASAMRYWCDWSISGVAGTVYGPALTHGAVKAAAMVGLMASVAAAAWGVSRVEDGLNLTDVVPADTPEYAFFAAQQKYFGFYNMFAVTQGNVEYPSKQRLLHDYYDAFNRVTHIIKNDDGGLPEFWLSLFRDWLIGLQAAFDRDWRDGCITQETWHKNASDEGVLGYKLLVQTGHVDNPIDTSLVTQIRLVDSEGIINPKAFYNYLTAWVNTDALAYTSSQADLRPEPRHWTHDRYDYELKIPKSPPLVYTQLPFYLHQLSDTESITAMIQEVRAICRKFEERGLPNFPTGVPFTFWEQYIKLRFYLVLALLAVLTAVFLVLAVVLMNLWAAALVVLLLAALVLQLFGLLGVLGVKLSAVPAVLLIVSVGVGVEFCVHVTVGFLTAVGGRDRRVVLALQHMAAPVLHGAASTLLASLMLLFSEFDFIRRYFFSVLLALTVLGILDGLVFLPVLLSLVGPPAEVVPRNHPDRLPTPSPPPTPQPTHAHAHSGSSRRSGSRVSSGRSSRRSSGGVGGSGSLYPRLHGSNLSLTTITEEPSSSTRSSQSLRSSHEIVVEPQVVVETTTSPATTTAGEGHHHDHHFTTKVTATAKVKVELLTPLPGAVEPTFRTSSSSSSSSRRSSHRSSSRGGREGREEEEGRRGRGGGRGGRGSTVVSPPHSPSSTSSSSSSSSSSKSLSDVEEDAPSK